A region of Dioscorea cayenensis subsp. rotundata cultivar TDr96_F1 chromosome 5, TDr96_F1_v2_PseudoChromosome.rev07_lg8_w22 25.fasta, whole genome shotgun sequence DNA encodes the following proteins:
- the LOC120260076 gene encoding secreted RxLR effector protein 161-like: protein MQNCKKIDTPLNPNEKLHLYDNSGEIDPVRNRRIVGALLYLTHTHPDITHAVSMVSRFMQSPSVFHFGSVKRILRYISGTINYGIHYKKCEEFKLIGYSDSDWSGSQDDQRSTTGWVFSLGSGAIAWFSKKQAITALSSTEVEYISLTAAICEALWLRRLLDDLGEKQVVSSVIHCDNRSALSIAKNPILHGQTKHIDTRFHFIRDLVKDEVILVKHCKTDD from the coding sequence ATGCAAAATTGCAAAAAGATTGACACACCTCTGAATCCGAATGAGAAGCTGCACCTATATGATAATTCAGGAGAAATTGATCCAGTGAGAAATCGAAGGATTGTTGGTGCTCTGCTCTATCTAACACACACACATCCCGATATAACTCATGCTGTTTCAATGGTTTCTCGATTCATGCAGTCACCAAGTGTATTTCACTTTGGTAGTGTGAAGAGAATTTTGCGATATATCAGTGGAACGATCAACTATGGGATTCATTACAAGAAGTGTGAAGAATTCAAATTAATTGGCTACTCTGACAGTGATTGGAGTGGCTCACAGGATGACCAGAGAAGCACCACCGGCTGGGTGTTCTCACTTGGGTCAGGTGCCATTGCCTGGTTTTCTAAGAAGCAAGCCATTACTGCCTTATCAAGCACTGAAGTAGAGTACATATCCTTGACAGCAGCAATATGTGAAGCTTTGTGGCTGAGACGTttacttgatgatcttggtGAAAAACAGGTTGTTTCAAGTGTCATTCATTGTGACAATCGCTCTGCGCTCTCTATTGCCAAAAATCCAATCCTCCATGGTCAGACAAAGCATATTGACACTAGGTTTCACTTTATTCGTGATCTTGTAAAAGATGAAGTAATTTTAGTTAAGCATTGCAAGACAGATGATTAG